One segment of Oscillospiraceae bacterium MB08-C2-2 DNA contains the following:
- a CDS encoding phosphate acyltransferase, translating into MNTIAEIRTKVTQDKLRTIAIAGVTYEELSIVSQVIKENLAKFILVGDQAEIKRFIESDFPDLSNIPVYHADSAGQAPQLVMDLIREQAAEIPMKGQVHTGTFVKAILKPENGFFDHGRLSQITMFDGYNDDLQFLTDCAVNIELTLEVKLDLIKNAVRSAQLFGKREPKVALLGAVEIVNPKMQDTMDSAILTQMNRRGQIGGCVVDGPLSLDNAISQLFAAIKDIDSPVAGKADILVASSLNEANTLSKSIIHYAKKDACSIIAGTKRPVIMTSRTDTQQNKINTIATACYMLEQQSKKGTL; encoded by the coding sequence ATGAATACCATAGCAGAAATCAGAACAAAAGTGACACAGGATAAATTAAGAACCATTGCGATTGCCGGTGTCACCTATGAAGAATTAAGTATTGTTTCACAGGTAATAAAGGAGAATCTTGCAAAGTTCATATTGGTAGGCGATCAAGCCGAGATAAAGCGGTTCATAGAATCGGATTTTCCCGACCTCAGCAACATTCCGGTATACCATGCTGATAGCGCCGGTCAGGCTCCCCAATTGGTTATGGACCTGATTCGGGAGCAGGCTGCGGAGATTCCCATGAAAGGTCAGGTACATACCGGCACCTTTGTCAAGGCGATTCTGAAGCCTGAAAACGGATTTTTTGATCACGGAAGGCTAAGCCAGATCACCATGTTTGACGGATACAACGACGATTTGCAGTTTTTAACGGATTGTGCCGTCAACATTGAGCTGACGTTGGAGGTAAAGCTGGACTTGATTAAAAATGCGGTGCGTTCGGCGCAGTTGTTCGGAAAGCGGGAACCGAAGGTAGCCTTGCTGGGTGCGGTGGAAATCGTAAACCCCAAAATGCAGGATACCATGGATAGCGCTATCCTGACCCAGATGAACCGGCGTGGCCAAATTGGCGGCTGTGTTGTGGATGGCCCCCTCAGCCTGGACAATGCCATCTCGCAACTCTTTGCAGCCATCAAGGATATAGACAGCCCCGTTGCGGGAAAAGCCGACATCCTTGTGGCCTCATCCCTCAATGAGGCAAATACTCTGAGCAAAAGCATCATCCATTACGCTAAAAAAGATGCCTGCTCTATTATTGCCGGAACCAAGAGACCGGTTATCATGACCTCACGGACCGATACCCAGCAAAATAAAATCAATACGATTGCAACAGCCTGCTATATGCTGGAGCAGCAATCGAAAAAGGGTACGCTATGA
- a CDS encoding branched-chain amino acid ABC transporter permease, translating to MNLNTMISLTINGFAMGMIYALMAMGLILLIRAIGVMNFAQGDLLMFGAFITCALTVDLKLPLWALIPIALVIFSVVGVVFMFTVYWPLRNATYPTATVISTMGAAMVLKEIATLIWGSLPRSMPPLMKNPTTGKAAILKFNGVTLQWQFVLTILVGIVLITLVFILFEKLYAGRMMQAAAQDKYAAELLGIPTILTTAATYIIVVTLASVGGYMIAPIFMVSNTLGSLQLRAFAGVVIGGFGNIKGAILGSILIGLVESYSTVQFSQYKDAVVFLVLIAVLLIRPQGLFGEKVADKA from the coding sequence ATGAATCTGAATACAATGATCTCATTGACAATTAACGGTTTTGCAATGGGTATGATCTACGCCTTGATGGCAATGGGTCTAATCCTTTTAATTCGTGCCATCGGCGTCATGAATTTTGCGCAGGGTGATTTGCTCATGTTTGGTGCCTTCATCACTTGTGCACTGACTGTGGATTTAAAACTGCCCCTTTGGGCGCTGATTCCAATAGCCCTGGTGATTTTTAGCGTAGTTGGCGTGGTGTTTATGTTCACCGTTTACTGGCCGCTGCGCAATGCAACCTATCCCACTGCTACCGTTATTTCTACCATGGGTGCCGCCATGGTGCTCAAAGAGATAGCAACGCTTATCTGGGGAAGCCTGCCACGTTCTATGCCTCCTCTCATGAAAAATCCAACAACGGGAAAGGCCGCTATTCTGAAATTTAACGGAGTGACCCTCCAATGGCAGTTTGTATTGACCATTCTGGTGGGTATCGTTCTCATTACGCTGGTGTTTATTCTTTTTGAAAAGCTCTATGCGGGGCGGATGATGCAGGCAGCCGCACAGGATAAATATGCCGCAGAGCTGCTGGGAATCCCCACGATTCTGACGACGGCGGCAACCTATATCATAGTGGTAACCCTTGCCTCGGTAGGCGGCTATATGATTGCCCCTATTTTTATGGTGAGCAACACGCTGGGGTCGCTCCAGCTGCGGGCTTTTGCGGGAGTGGTCATCGGGGGCTTCGGTAATATCAAGGGGGCGATTCTTGGATCCATTCTGATTGGGCTTGTGGAATCTTACAGCACTGTTCAGTTCTCGCAATATAAAGATGCAGTGGTTTTTCTGGTGCTGATTGCTGTTTTGCTTATTCGACCGCAAGGATTGTTTGGTGAAAAAGTTGCTGATAAGGCGTGA
- a CDS encoding alpha/beta hydrolase yields MIGYQKLKNIVYTTTAYEHHTADVYLPEGAEDSPLVIAVHGGAFQAGSKEMYADWGPYLASRGIAVMAVNYTLATPSRPSYPLIISEMDAAINFAVQNAGSWKIDPLKLGFMGDSAGAYLGAMAAFGNERSSAKIKFVVCAYGVMDIVDWAHYTNATRTDFVINKMFGCDPHTGKALYQQASPVCCIHEAVRSPLFDTSFFMIWGKADEIVLPEKQTVAFINLLKKLNIPHETYAVPNVGHFWFTKNDSEPENGMNSILKDDVAPRVAQYITDTTCKVKKTDPNA; encoded by the coding sequence ATGATCGGATACCAAAAGCTAAAAAATATAGTTTACACAACAACAGCCTATGAGCACCACACGGCGGATGTCTATTTGCCGGAGGGTGCCGAAGATTCTCCCCTTGTGATAGCGGTTCACGGTGGAGCCTTTCAAGCTGGCTCTAAAGAGATGTATGCGGATTGGGGGCCCTATCTGGCCAGCCGTGGCATAGCGGTGATGGCGGTTAATTATACGCTGGCAACACCCTCCCGTCCCTCCTATCCGCTCATTATAAGCGAAATGGATGCCGCCATTAATTTTGCTGTCCAAAACGCAGGCAGCTGGAAGATTGATCCGCTAAAGCTTGGCTTTATGGGGGATTCCGCAGGGGCCTATTTGGGCGCTATGGCCGCTTTTGGCAATGAGCGTTCCAGCGCTAAGATCAAGTTTGTGGTGTGCGCCTACGGTGTGATGGACATTGTCGATTGGGCACATTATACCAATGCCACCCGCACGGATTTTGTCATAAACAAAATGTTCGGGTGTGATCCCCATACCGGAAAAGCGCTCTACCAGCAGGCCTCTCCGGTTTGCTGCATCCACGAAGCGGTAAGAAGCCCTCTGTTTGATACCTCCTTTTTCATGATATGGGGGAAAGCAGACGAAATCGTTCTGCCGGAAAAACAGACGGTGGCATTTATCAATCTGCTGAAAAAGCTGAATATTCCTCACGAAACCTATGCCGTACCGAATGTGGGACATTTTTGGTTTACCAAAAACGACAGTGAGCCGGAGAACGGCATGAACTCCATTTTAAAAGACGATGTGGCGCCCCGGGTTGCCCAGTATATTACGGACACAACATGCAAAGTAAAAAAAACAGACCCCAATGCGTAA
- a CDS encoding FadR/GntR family transcriptional regulator: MFESVIENEKSLTERVADQIIQRILSQNLMIGEKLPNEFELADDLKVGRGTIRESVKLLVSRNILEIRRGKGTFVSQAPGIVDDPLGLAFYKDKYKLAIDLLQIRCILEPEIAAVAAQNAQPEEIEALRLKCIEIEQLVDDAEDYIQQDAAFHTSIAQMTRNLVMPNLIPIIHTGIELFNVFPYEVERKEAISVHREIVEAIAARDPKQACEAMIKHLSYNIRNMEGLGNRYK; the protein is encoded by the coding sequence ATGTTTGAATCCGTCATTGAAAACGAAAAGTCACTTACTGAGAGAGTGGCTGACCAAATTATACAAAGGATTCTTAGCCAGAATTTAATGATAGGTGAAAAGCTGCCCAATGAATTTGAACTTGCAGATGATTTAAAAGTGGGCAGAGGCACAATCCGTGAGTCTGTAAAGCTGCTGGTATCCCGCAATATTTTGGAAATCCGGCGGGGAAAAGGTACTTTTGTCTCTCAGGCTCCTGGCATTGTCGATGACCCTCTGGGGCTGGCGTTTTACAAAGACAAATACAAGCTGGCTATTGATCTTTTACAAATACGCTGTATTTTGGAGCCAGAAATTGCTGCTGTAGCCGCTCAAAATGCACAGCCTGAAGAAATAGAAGCTCTGCGCCTGAAATGCATTGAAATAGAGCAATTGGTGGATGATGCCGAAGATTATATTCAACAAGATGCCGCCTTTCATACCAGCATTGCACAAATGACAAGAAATTTGGTCATGCCAAACCTCATTCCAATTATTCACACCGGTATTGAGCTGTTTAATGTTTTTCCGTATGAAGTGGAACGAAAAGAAGCCATCAGTGTCCACCGTGAGATTGTGGAAGCCATTGCAGCACGAGACCCCAAACAAGCTTGTGAAGCCATGATCAAACATCTCAGTTACAACATTCGCAATATGGAGGGTTTGGGCAACCGGTATAAATAA
- a CDS encoding ABC transporter substrate-binding protein: MKKTRIIAFVMAMALVAFTGCSTTPPAAPSSTSPAPENSKPAEASSAPATSKEFDGTVTFGVVAPVTGTNKMVGEYVVNGAKLAVEDINAAGGILGKELKIVVEDEVDNLQASVNAMVKIMNYPEVVAFFGSTYSGNCIAASPNVLEKKIPMFAGGSSANIPKENNPYIWQVRMTDDQSGVLLAKAATESLKMKNPAILYSTESFGTGLKDQTLAALKDIGIDVSENNQYGFVVDEKNFTPMITQIQNSDVDGLIAIGHQMPAAVICQQVDAAGLDIPLLGSSSWASAVCRENAGSTSDGWYAVADWTVEVATEEGRKFGTNYKTVYNAYSDMPAVTTYDSMMLFKEACEIAGTTTDKEAINNALKEIKDYKGAMSTYTYADNHCFSTSQFLTHNEEGRAVMIDTVKTR, from the coding sequence ATGAAGAAAACCAGAATTATCGCATTTGTTATGGCAATGGCATTGGTTGCGTTCACCGGTTGTTCCACCACTCCTCCTGCAGCTCCTTCCAGCACATCCCCAGCTCCTGAAAACAGCAAACCCGCAGAAGCTTCTTCTGCACCGGCCACATCAAAAGAGTTTGATGGCACTGTTACGTTTGGTGTTGTAGCACCAGTTACAGGCACCAACAAAATGGTGGGCGAGTATGTAGTCAATGGCGCCAAGCTTGCAGTGGAAGATATTAATGCAGCTGGCGGTATTCTTGGCAAAGAGCTGAAGATTGTTGTTGAAGATGAGGTTGACAATTTGCAGGCCTCTGTTAATGCAATGGTCAAAATCATGAATTACCCCGAGGTGGTTGCTTTCTTCGGCTCAACCTATTCGGGAAACTGCATTGCAGCTTCTCCCAATGTGCTGGAGAAAAAAATCCCTATGTTTGCAGGCGGTTCCTCCGCAAACATTCCGAAAGAAAACAACCCTTACATATGGCAGGTACGTATGACAGATGACCAGTCGGGTGTATTGCTTGCAAAAGCGGCGACAGAAAGCCTGAAAATGAAAAATCCTGCCATTCTCTATTCCACCGAGAGCTTTGGAACAGGCCTTAAAGATCAGACACTTGCGGCACTCAAAGACATTGGCATTGATGTTTCAGAAAACAACCAGTATGGATTTGTAGTGGACGAAAAGAATTTTACCCCCATGATTACACAAATTCAAAATTCGGATGTTGACGGCCTGATTGCAATTGGCCATCAGATGCCTGCCGCCGTTATCTGCCAGCAGGTTGATGCCGCTGGGCTTGATATTCCTCTGCTGGGCTCTTCCTCTTGGGCTTCTGCTGTCTGCCGTGAAAATGCTGGCTCCACTTCCGATGGTTGGTATGCTGTGGCCGATTGGACAGTTGAGGTTGCCACGGAAGAAGGCCGAAAATTCGGTACCAACTATAAGACCGTTTACAATGCCTATTCGGATATGCCCGCTGTAACCACCTATGACTCTATGATGCTCTTTAAGGAAGCTTGCGAAATTGCCGGAACAACCACTGACAAAGAAGCAATTAACAATGCGCTGAAAGAAATCAAGGATTATAAAGGTGCGATGTCTACCTACACCTATGCAGATAATCACTGCTTCAGCACCAGCCAGTTCCTCACCCATAATGAGGAAGGGCGTGCGGTTATGATTGATACTGTTAAGACCAGATAG
- a CDS encoding YbhB/YbcL family Raf kinase inhibitor-like protein, translating into MKQLKIDFPAFKEGDWIPLEYTARGKDISPEIHITEVNERAISIAITLDDVSHPFFKNYNHWLIWNLPILTVIPKAIPKGDPNGSLVGAMQGLAYGKHCYKGPKPPFKMIHHYTFTVFILDTRLVLPTKSQREDFFRAAEGHILQRAAYTGKFQSHRKPPEALAGGQFNSTTK; encoded by the coding sequence ATGAAACAATTAAAAATTGATTTTCCGGCTTTCAAAGAAGGGGATTGGATCCCATTGGAATATACCGCAAGAGGAAAGGACATTTCCCCTGAGATTCATATAACGGAAGTGAATGAACGTGCTATTTCTATAGCAATTACGCTAGATGATGTGTCCCATCCTTTCTTCAAAAACTATAATCATTGGCTTATTTGGAACTTACCAATTCTAACGGTTATTCCCAAAGCTATACCGAAGGGTGACCCCAATGGAAGCCTTGTTGGCGCAATGCAAGGCTTAGCGTATGGAAAGCATTGCTACAAAGGGCCTAAACCACCATTTAAAATGATACACCACTATACTTTTACAGTTTTTATATTAGACACCCGATTAGTGTTACCCACAAAATCCCAACGGGAAGACTTCTTTCGAGCAGCTGAGGGGCACATTTTGCAAAGAGCGGCTTATACAGGTAAGTTTCAAAGCCATAGAAAACCACCAGAAGCCTTGGCTGGTGGACAGTTCAATTCCACTACAAAATAG
- the tnpA gene encoding IS200/IS605 family transposase produces the protein MKDINSLEHTKWRCQYHVVFAPKYRRQVIYREIKADIGFILRKLCDQKGVEIIEANACPDHIHMLISIPPKFSVSQIMGYLKGKSSLMIFDRHANLKYKYGNRHFWARGYYVDTVGRNKKQIQEYIKKQLEEDELSDQMSLKEYTDPFTGSKNTKA, from the coding sequence ATGAAAGACATAAACAGTTTAGAACATACCAAGTGGAGATGTCAATACCACGTAGTATTTGCACCAAAATACAGGAGACAAGTAATATATCGGGAAATTAAAGCAGACATAGGGTTTATCCTAAGGAAATTGTGTGATCAAAAAGGGGTAGAAATTATAGAAGCGAACGCATGCCCAGATCACATCCATATGCTAATCAGTATACCACCAAAGTTTAGTGTATCGCAGATAATGGGGTATCTAAAAGGGAAGAGCAGCTTAATGATATTCGACCGTCATGCAAATTTGAAGTACAAATATGGAAATAGGCATTTCTGGGCAAGAGGGTATTATGTGGATACAGTAGGGCGGAATAAAAAGCAGATACAGGAGTATATCAAAAAGCAATTGGAGGAAGATGAGCTATCCGATCAGATGAGTCTCAAGGAGTACACTGACCCGTTTACGGGTAGCAAGAACACCAAGGCATAA
- a CDS encoding ABC transporter ATP-binding protein, with translation MLKITDLHAYYGPIEALKGIDMTVEKGKITCLIGSNGAGKTTLLKSISGMIRRTGSIMVHEKGEIIDKRPRYIANNRIIHVPEGRHIFPGLSVRNNLETGTVNWHGFFGRQPYQKELDEVYELFPRLLERKDQLGWSLSGGEQQMLAIGRALMARPRVLMLDEPSMGLAPIVVAELFEKIVQINKTQNMPILLVEQNAKLALQISHYAYIIDGGKVILSGPSSELRNDPRVIEAYLGKFAKNNC, from the coding sequence ATGCTTAAGATTACAGATCTGCACGCCTATTATGGCCCTATCGAGGCTCTTAAGGGAATCGACATGACCGTTGAAAAAGGTAAGATCACCTGCTTGATCGGTTCCAACGGTGCAGGCAAAACCACACTCCTTAAATCGATTTCTGGGATGATCCGGCGCACCGGCTCGATTATGGTTCACGAAAAAGGCGAAATTATCGATAAGAGGCCCCGGTACATTGCCAATAACCGCATTATCCATGTGCCAGAAGGGCGTCACATCTTCCCAGGGCTTTCGGTACGCAACAATCTCGAGACAGGCACTGTTAACTGGCATGGCTTTTTTGGCCGACAGCCTTATCAAAAGGAACTGGATGAAGTCTACGAGCTTTTTCCCCGCCTTTTGGAAAGAAAGGATCAGCTTGGCTGGAGCCTTTCAGGGGGCGAACAGCAAATGCTTGCCATCGGGCGTGCGCTTATGGCCCGGCCTCGGGTTCTTATGCTTGATGAGCCTTCCATGGGGCTTGCGCCTATTGTTGTTGCAGAGCTGTTTGAGAAAATCGTTCAAATTAATAAAACACAGAATATGCCGATTTTGCTGGTGGAGCAGAATGCAAAGCTTGCCTTGCAGATTTCCCACTATGCTTATATTATCGATGGCGGCAAAGTGATTCTCAGCGGGCCTTCCTCAGAGCTGAGGAACGATCCACGGGTGATCGAGGCTTATCTTGGCAAATTCGCAAAAAATAATTGTTAA
- a CDS encoding ABC transporter ATP-binding protein produces the protein MNPILRLDKVCKCFGGVCAADDVTFSVLPGEVHGLIGPNGAGKSTLMNLISGIYTPDSGSLFLDEKDISSVPSYMRARLGIGRTFQTPRFLQRSSIRDNLLLGTDLANQFGYLKSYFGKKGADFEHELSDLMRFTDFTFDWDDDINALAYGQRKQLEIVRSLLTHPKVMLVDEPAAGLNNKEIDDVMALLNYAAKECGIGVLLIEHSMDMIMNICEDIVVLCFGKVIATGGPAQVSSNQAVIEAYLGRDMDA, from the coding sequence ATGAATCCAATATTAAGGCTGGATAAAGTATGCAAATGTTTTGGAGGCGTATGTGCGGCTGATGATGTTACATTTTCGGTGCTTCCGGGGGAGGTGCACGGTCTGATTGGCCCCAATGGTGCAGGCAAAAGCACGCTGATGAACCTGATCAGCGGAATTTACACACCGGATAGCGGCTCACTTTTTCTGGATGAGAAGGATATTTCTTCTGTTCCCTCTTATATGAGAGCCCGCTTGGGGATTGGGCGAACCTTTCAAACGCCTCGTTTTTTACAGCGTTCGAGCATTAGAGACAATCTGCTTCTGGGAACTGATCTGGCCAATCAGTTTGGCTATCTGAAAAGCTATTTTGGTAAAAAGGGAGCCGATTTTGAACATGAACTCAGCGATCTGATGCGTTTCACCGATTTTACCTTTGATTGGGATGACGACATCAATGCACTGGCTTATGGGCAGAGAAAGCAGCTGGAAATTGTAAGGTCTCTGCTCACGCACCCAAAAGTCATGCTGGTGGATGAGCCGGCGGCAGGCCTGAATAACAAGGAAATTGACGATGTCATGGCACTGCTTAACTATGCGGCAAAGGAATGCGGAATCGGGGTGCTGCTTATTGAGCATTCGATGGATATGATTATGAATATCTGTGAGGATATTGTGGTGCTCTGCTTTGGAAAGGTCATTGCAACGGGCGGGCCTGCTCAGGTTTCCTCCAATCAGGCTGTTATTGAGGCTTATCTGGGGAGGGATATGGATGCTTAA
- a CDS encoding branched-chain amino acid ABC transporter permease: MKKRKIQLKTSTCLVFLAAAIFVAVVPAVNEGYSMMVLNLGLIYAIATYGLSVMLGLGGQLSFAAVAFMGVGAYLTANLCSGRHGFWVGTSLTLLITLLVSAALAYFVGLILFRLSGTYFTFATIGLVQVAWSFYLSYKPLFGGPDGISNIASLRIFGWTPANYNEWFFVLAGIVLVVALLVERIRRSQLGRSLSAIRDNEIAAQTLGIHVYKTKVIAFTIAGVLAALAGALYAMHSQFVSSDMFTFERATSYIIMAMLGGVNNTAGIFVGSVLVTMLPEWLRGMQKYLQLIYGIGVILLMIFMPMGLAGLTSNIGKSIKRKLFPKAPQADKRAKEDAKA, from the coding sequence GTGAAAAAAAGAAAAATACAGTTAAAGACCTCGACCTGCCTGGTCTTTCTTGCGGCAGCCATATTTGTTGCAGTGGTTCCGGCAGTGAACGAAGGCTATTCTATGATGGTGCTCAATCTGGGTCTTATCTATGCCATTGCCACCTACGGCTTATCGGTCATGCTGGGTCTTGGCGGCCAGCTTTCTTTTGCGGCTGTTGCGTTTATGGGTGTGGGTGCCTATCTGACTGCCAACCTGTGTTCCGGTCGGCATGGCTTTTGGGTTGGCACTTCTCTGACATTGCTCATTACGCTGCTTGTTTCGGCGGCGCTGGCTTATTTCGTTGGATTAATATTGTTCCGCCTGAGTGGCACTTACTTCACCTTTGCAACCATCGGGCTTGTGCAGGTTGCGTGGTCCTTTTATCTCAGCTATAAACCTCTGTTTGGAGGGCCGGACGGAATCTCAAACATTGCGTCTCTGCGTATCTTTGGGTGGACTCCTGCCAACTACAACGAGTGGTTTTTTGTTCTGGCGGGGATTGTATTGGTCGTGGCGCTGCTGGTGGAGCGCATTCGCCGCTCTCAGCTTGGACGCTCGCTTTCCGCTATCCGGGACAATGAAATTGCAGCGCAGACGCTGGGCATCCATGTGTATAAAACAAAGGTGATTGCCTTTACCATTGCAGGCGTGCTGGCGGCCCTTGCAGGTGCACTTTACGCCATGCACAGCCAGTTTGTTTCTTCCGACATGTTTACCTTTGAGCGGGCTACCTCCTATATCATTATGGCAATGCTTGGTGGTGTTAACAATACGGCCGGTATCTTTGTAGGCTCGGTGCTGGTAACCATGCTGCCCGAATGGCTTAGGGGCATGCAGAAATATTTGCAGCTTATTTATGGAATCGGCGTTATTCTGCTGATGATCTTTATGCCCATGGGGCTTGCCGGGCTAACCTCCAATATTGGAAAATCCATTAAAAGAAAACTATTCCCCAAAGCGCCCCAAGCGGATAAAAGGGCTAAGGAGGATGCAAAAGCATGA
- a CDS encoding pyridoxal phosphate-dependent aminotransferase — translation MTEKLRAQFQNMQPSPMLKMFNATMQYNNLINLGVGEPDLDSPKEVIEVAVQSLKDGYTHYPPMTGYMDLKEEICRYWEKHHSLNWEAKNILITSGAIQGLNMILSLFIDNGDEVIATDPCFPSYINQVKFLGGKLVGIPVKEENGFNLTAKQLEEAITPQTKVVILNSPGNPTGAVLSREEMEKIAQVVEKHNLFVISDEIYEALIYDGTHTSFATLPNMSQRTFTIGGFSKTYAMTGWRLGYIMAPASFVPALSVLSTDTVMGVNAVTQRAGYIALKDCQYFVDMMNTLYARRTAYTAKLINETPGLSCIKPKGSFYIMANISETGMSSIDFSMKILEEARVVVMPGISFGTNGDRFVRISCNGDEQMMDAAFERIRNAMKGIKYTG, via the coding sequence ATGACGGAAAAATTACGTGCTCAATTTCAAAATATGCAGCCCTCACCTATGCTGAAAATGTTCAATGCCACTATGCAGTATAATAACCTGATTAACCTTGGTGTTGGCGAGCCTGATCTTGACTCTCCCAAAGAAGTGATTGAAGTAGCGGTTCAGTCGTTGAAGGATGGTTACACCCATTATCCTCCCATGACCGGCTATATGGATTTGAAAGAAGAAATCTGCCGTTATTGGGAAAAGCACCACAGCCTGAACTGGGAAGCTAAAAATATCCTCATTACCTCCGGCGCCATTCAGGGACTCAATATGATCCTGAGCCTATTCATCGATAACGGAGATGAGGTCATTGCAACCGACCCCTGCTTCCCCTCCTATATCAATCAGGTAAAATTCTTAGGCGGAAAGCTTGTTGGGATTCCCGTTAAGGAAGAGAACGGGTTTAATTTAACGGCTAAACAGTTGGAAGAGGCTATTACACCCCAAACCAAGGTTGTCATTTTAAATTCTCCCGGTAACCCCACGGGTGCTGTTCTTTCTCGGGAAGAAATGGAAAAAATAGCACAAGTTGTGGAAAAACACAATTTGTTTGTCATTTCCGATGAAATTTACGAAGCGCTTATTTATGACGGCACGCACACCTCCTTTGCCACGCTGCCGAATATGAGCCAGAGAACCTTTACCATCGGTGGCTTCTCCAAGACCTATGCCATGACCGGCTGGCGCTTGGGCTACATTATGGCTCCTGCTTCGTTTGTTCCGGCTTTGTCGGTTCTTTCCACCGATACAGTTATGGGGGTTAACGCGGTTACACAACGGGCCGGATATATCGCCCTCAAGGACTGCCAATACTTTGTGGATATGATGAATACGCTGTATGCGAGAAGAACCGCATACACCGCAAAGCTGATCAACGAAACGCCGGGGCTCTCCTGCATTAAGCCTAAGGGCAGCTTTTATATTATGGCCAATATCAGCGAAACCGGCATGAGCTCCATTGATTTTTCTATGAAAATTTTAGAGGAAGCAAGGGTGGTGGTGATGCCCGGCATTTCCTTTGGAACCAATGGTGACCGCTTTGTTCGCATTTCGTGCAACGGGGACGAGCAAATGATGGATGCGGCCTTTGAAAGAATCCGCAATGCCATGAAGGGAATTAAATATACAGGGTAA
- the buk gene encoding butyrate kinase, protein MILFVINIGASSTKLAVYLGEQELTTQTIRHPSQELKDIDGLWNQLDYRRRAVEQFLQKSGFSLTDFAAIVSRGPVVKPLKSGTYEINEAMLQDAKSGKYGMHPCGLGCQIAYDIAKQHNIPAFTVDPPCVDEMIDVARITGLPQIERVSFFQALNHKAKGREYAKSIGRTYEQLNLVITHLGSGISVASHEHGRVIDVTNGLHGDSPFGFDRVGTLPAKAWAEFCIKNKLTLEELKEIINGGGGTQAHLNANNAIEIETMIQNGDTHAELIFRAMAFQVGKGIGAAAAALSGKPDAIIITGGLAHSTRFMGHIKPMVEWMAPLYVNPDDNEVRSLAQGAARALEQTNLIKQY, encoded by the coding sequence ATGATTCTGTTTGTAATTAACATAGGCGCCTCCTCCACAAAGCTGGCCGTTTATTTGGGTGAGCAGGAGCTGACTACCCAGACCATCAGGCACCCCAGCCAAGAACTGAAAGATATTGACGGCCTGTGGAACCAGCTGGATTACCGGCGTAGGGCGGTCGAACAGTTTTTGCAAAAGAGCGGCTTCTCGCTGACAGACTTTGCAGCGATTGTCTCCAGAGGCCCTGTTGTAAAGCCTTTGAAATCAGGCACCTATGAAATCAATGAAGCAATGCTGCAAGATGCTAAAAGCGGTAAATATGGTATGCACCCATGCGGGCTGGGCTGTCAAATCGCATATGATATTGCAAAACAGCATAACATACCGGCCTTTACAGTAGACCCACCGTGCGTGGATGAAATGATTGATGTGGCCAGAATTACAGGGCTGCCCCAAATTGAGCGAGTGAGCTTTTTTCAAGCTCTTAACCACAAGGCAAAGGGGCGGGAATATGCGAAAAGCATTGGCAGAACCTACGAGCAGCTCAATCTGGTCATCACGCACTTGGGCAGTGGTATCTCGGTTGCCTCACATGAGCACGGAAGAGTGATCGATGTGACCAATGGCTTGCATGGGGATAGCCCCTTCGGCTTTGATCGTGTTGGAACCCTTCCCGCCAAAGCATGGGCAGAGTTTTGCATCAAAAATAAGCTCACCTTGGAGGAGCTAAAGGAAATCATCAATGGCGGCGGGGGAACACAGGCTCACTTAAACGCAAACAATGCCATTGAAATTGAAACCATGATTCAAAACGGAGATACTCACGCTGAGCTGATTTTTAGAGCCATGGCATTTCAGGTTGGAAAAGGGATCGGAGCGGCTGCGGCGGCCTTGAGCGGCAAGCCCGACGCCATCATCATCACCGGCGGTCTTGCTCATTCAACACGGTTTATGGGACATATAAAGCCGATGGTGGAGTGGATGGCGCCTTTGTATGTAAACCCGGATGACAACGAAGTGCGTTCCTTGGCCCAAGGTGCAGCTCGTGCCTTGGAACAGACAAATTTAATCAAGCAGTATTAA